A single window of Archangium gephyra DNA harbors:
- a CDS encoding DNA translocase FtsK — protein sequence MAERKARAEKTVLSRQEIATRRKALAEKKAQKGVEEAGPGQRALLGLFLMAVSILSLVSVATFSAKDRKGPGFENAVGPMGHLIAEGLRGMLGVWAYLLPLCGVYAAMVVFVGNRERRRWPQLVAFVLLTLSGAVLAQLFIGTQPGQAHPPGGFVGATLGGMLVGLFSTVGTIILVTTVCAAALIVGTQYTFLKLCSLAWAGACVVGRRLQENALLFWEQQKEAYKERQERAAKEKEEEDAFLAELEEEEAELEEAERLALEAEEAEQEAMAEEAVRLARQEEKERAAAAKQAAKDARETMKQTAREAREKRPEAPAGQQPVIVTPPGSPARPAQGADPVWANFLSPSPAANAVPSALALPPAEAAKGKRGKTPNIVTGPETSADAQASEPVVAAPSLAALAAPAAQAPASPAAIVPAPPSALARTPLIVEPKAPPKPTAVAVKKKDQEQFQFVGGRTSFSLPPLDVLEIEKKERSAIDKDAFLTTAEKLRAKLADFGISGEVVEIRPGPVVTMYEFLPGPGIKVSKIAALQDDLAMAMEAMRVRIVAPIPGKGVVGIEVPNRDRETVYLKEIAEQDVFQKAGSRLTMCVGKDIEGMPYVFDLAKAPHLLIAGTTGSGKSVAVNSMIMSILLKSTPEEVRFIMVDPKMLELSVYEGIPHLLLPVVTDPKKAALALRWAVEEMERRYQMLSEAGVRNIAGFNKFVETQDAEKSNAKPTGEPAKKAAPRKPKKVVVVDVATPEDAIIEESHSASANTGPGVAAPKDDVEDLREALPEPEEAPESVQAANEDEDDDGMSDAVEAALEAAGESESSREEKREWKKLPYIVVIIDELADLMMVASREVETYVARLAQMARAAGIHLMVATQRPSTDVVTGIIKANFPTRISFMLRSKPDSMTILGTVGAEALLGMGDMLIMPPTSAHLQRVHGAYVSENEIKHAVDHLKAQGKPVYDESILKPRDEEGEGGGGEEDELSDELYDQALATVSEMRAVSISMLQRKMRIGYNRAARMIERMERDGVVGPADGAKPREVLIRGVGDMPGAGAA from the coding sequence ATGGCGGAACGGAAGGCCAGAGCGGAGAAGACGGTCCTTTCGCGGCAGGAGATCGCCACGCGCCGCAAGGCACTGGCGGAGAAGAAGGCGCAGAAGGGAGTCGAGGAGGCGGGGCCCGGGCAACGGGCGCTGCTGGGCCTCTTCCTGATGGCCGTCTCCATCCTGTCGTTGGTGTCGGTGGCGACCTTCAGCGCGAAGGACCGCAAGGGGCCCGGCTTCGAGAACGCGGTGGGTCCCATGGGCCACCTCATCGCCGAGGGGCTGAGAGGAATGCTCGGGGTGTGGGCGTACCTGCTCCCCCTGTGTGGCGTCTATGCGGCCATGGTCGTCTTCGTGGGCAACCGGGAGCGGCGCCGCTGGCCGCAGCTGGTGGCCTTCGTGCTGCTCACGCTGAGTGGCGCGGTGCTGGCCCAGCTCTTCATCGGCACCCAGCCCGGCCAGGCCCACCCGCCCGGGGGCTTCGTGGGCGCCACGCTCGGCGGCATGCTGGTGGGGCTGTTCTCCACGGTGGGCACCATCATCCTGGTGACCACGGTGTGCGCCGCCGCGCTCATCGTCGGCACGCAGTACACCTTCCTCAAGCTGTGCTCGCTGGCGTGGGCCGGGGCCTGTGTGGTCGGCCGGCGCCTCCAGGAGAACGCCCTCCTCTTCTGGGAGCAGCAGAAGGAGGCCTACAAGGAGCGCCAGGAGCGCGCCGCCAAGGAGAAGGAGGAGGAGGACGCCTTCCTGGCGGAGCTCGAGGAGGAGGAGGCCGAGCTGGAGGAGGCCGAGCGTCTGGCGCTCGAGGCGGAGGAGGCCGAGCAGGAGGCCATGGCCGAGGAGGCCGTGCGTCTGGCCCGCCAGGAGGAGAAGGAGCGTGCCGCCGCGGCGAAGCAGGCCGCCAAGGACGCACGCGAGACCATGAAGCAGACCGCCCGCGAGGCCCGGGAGAAGCGGCCCGAGGCTCCCGCTGGCCAGCAGCCCGTCATCGTGACGCCTCCGGGCTCGCCCGCGCGCCCGGCGCAGGGAGCGGATCCCGTGTGGGCCAACTTCCTGTCGCCCTCGCCCGCCGCCAACGCGGTGCCCTCCGCGCTTGCCCTCCCTCCGGCCGAGGCCGCGAAGGGCAAGCGGGGCAAGACGCCGAACATCGTCACGGGTCCCGAGACGTCCGCCGACGCGCAGGCCTCCGAGCCCGTGGTGGCCGCTCCGTCCCTGGCCGCGCTGGCTGCTCCGGCGGCCCAGGCTCCGGCCTCGCCCGCGGCCATCGTGCCGGCTCCGCCCTCGGCGCTGGCGCGCACGCCGCTCATCGTGGAGCCCAAGGCCCCGCCCAAGCCCACCGCCGTCGCCGTCAAGAAGAAGGACCAGGAGCAGTTCCAGTTCGTGGGGGGCCGCACCAGCTTCTCGCTGCCCCCGCTGGACGTGCTGGAGATCGAGAAGAAGGAGCGCTCGGCGATCGACAAGGACGCCTTCCTCACCACGGCGGAGAAGCTGCGCGCCAAGCTGGCGGACTTCGGCATCTCCGGCGAGGTGGTGGAGATCCGCCCCGGTCCCGTGGTCACCATGTACGAGTTCCTCCCGGGGCCCGGCATCAAGGTGAGCAAGATCGCCGCGCTGCAGGACGACCTGGCCATGGCCATGGAGGCCATGCGGGTGCGCATCGTGGCGCCCATCCCCGGCAAGGGCGTGGTGGGCATCGAGGTGCCCAACCGCGACCGCGAGACGGTGTACCTCAAGGAGATCGCCGAGCAGGACGTATTCCAGAAGGCCGGCAGCCGGCTCACCATGTGCGTGGGCAAGGACATCGAGGGCATGCCGTACGTCTTCGATCTGGCCAAGGCGCCCCACCTGCTCATCGCGGGCACCACCGGCTCGGGTAAGTCCGTGGCGGTGAACTCGATGATCATGAGCATCCTCCTGAAGTCCACGCCGGAGGAGGTCCGCTTCATCATGGTGGACCCGAAGATGCTCGAGCTCTCGGTGTACGAGGGCATTCCGCACCTGCTGCTCCCCGTGGTGACGGATCCGAAGAAGGCGGCGCTCGCGCTGCGCTGGGCCGTGGAGGAGATGGAGCGGCGCTACCAGATGCTGTCCGAGGCGGGCGTGCGCAACATCGCCGGCTTCAACAAGTTCGTGGAGACGCAGGACGCGGAGAAGTCCAACGCGAAGCCCACCGGGGAGCCCGCGAAGAAGGCCGCGCCCAGGAAGCCCAAGAAGGTGGTCGTGGTGGACGTGGCCACGCCCGAGGACGCCATCATCGAGGAGTCCCATTCCGCCAGCGCCAACACGGGTCCCGGGGTCGCCGCGCCCAAGGACGACGTGGAGGATCTGCGCGAGGCCCTGCCCGAGCCCGAGGAGGCGCCGGAGAGCGTCCAGGCCGCGAACGAGGACGAGGACGACGACGGGATGTCGGACGCGGTGGAGGCGGCGCTCGAGGCCGCTGGGGAGTCGGAGTCGTCGCGGGAGGAGAAGCGGGAGTGGAAGAAGCTGCCCTACATCGTGGTCATCATCGATGAGCTGGCGGACCTGATGATGGTGGCCAGCCGCGAGGTGGAGACGTACGTGGCGCGCCTGGCGCAGATGGCTCGCGCGGCCGGCATCCACCTGATGGTGGCCACGCAGCGCCCGTCCACGGACGTCGTCACGGGCATCATCAAGGCCAACTTCCCCACGCGCATCAGCTTCATGCTGCGCTCGAAGCCGGACTCGATGACGATTCTGGGGACGGTGGGCGCCGAGGCGCTGCTGGGCATGGGTGATATGCTCATCATGCCGCCCACGAGCGCGCACCTGCAGCGTGTGCACGGCGCCTACGTCTCGGAGAACGAGATCAAGCACGCAGTGGACCACCTGAAGGCGCAGGGCAAGCCCGTCTACGACGAGTCCATCCTCAAGCCGCGCGACGAAGAGGGCGAGGGCGGTGGTGGCGAGGAGGACGAGCTGTCCGACGAGCTGTACGATCAGGCGTTGGCGACGGTGAGCGAGATGAGGGCGGTGTCCATCTCGATGCTGCAGCGCAAGATGCGCATCGGCTACAACCGTGCGGCGCGAATGATCGAGCGGATGGAGCGGGACGGAGTGGTGGGCCCGGCGGACGGAGCCAAGCCGCGCGAGGTGCTCATCCGCGGAGTGGGCGACATGCCGGGAGCCGGAGCCGCCTGA